In a genomic window of Gossypium arboreum isolate Shixiya-1 chromosome 7, ASM2569848v2, whole genome shotgun sequence:
- the LOC108461456 gene encoding proline-rich receptor-like protein kinase PERK1, whose translation MSSPPPGGTPAPSSPPPSTNTTSPPPSSAGAPPPSSPPSQSPPSTATPPPTTTPSTPPPTAATPPPTNTPSTPPPTAAAPPPTSPPSPPSGTPSPPPATPSAPPPSSTTPSPSASSPPPTSSVSPPPSEAASPPPSSTPSLTPPSTSTPSSPAPRSPGTSSPPPPPSRNSGTPSPPSPPSSSSGVSTGLVIGIAIGGVAILLVLSLLFICCQKKRRRRRDDGEIYYAPPPPPPGPPKDHPHGGQQYRWPQNPPPRVDQYGAILPNPTPPVTAWRPPSSEDSSMPSMPPPPPPPPFMSSSGGSDSNNSGSENPLPPPSPGIALGFTKSKFTYEELARATDGFSDANLLGQGGFGYVHRGVLPNGTEVAVKQLKAGSGQGEREFQAEVEIISRVHHKHLVSLVGYCISGTTRMLVYEFVPNNTLEFHLHGKGRPTMDWPTRMIIALGSAKGLAYLHEDCNPKIIHRDIKAANILLDFKFEAKVADFGLAKFFSDVNTHVSTRVMGTFGYLAPEYASSGKLTEKSDVFSFGVMLLELISGHRPVGSSYAEDSLVEWARPLLSRALDDGNFNNLVDPRLQKEYNHNEMARMVACAAACVRHSARRRPRMSQIVRALEGESSLSDLNEGMRPGQSNVYSSYGGSSDYDASHYNEDMKRLRRAALGSLEYGASSEYSEPTSEYGLYPSGSTEGQTTREIETGRSTKKNSQNHSGNSTS comes from the exons ATGTCATCACCACCACCAGGGGGGACTCCGGCGCCGTCATCACCACCACCATCAACAAACACTACGTCTCCGCCGCCATCTTCAGCCGGAGCTCCGCCGCCGAGTAGTCCTCCTTCCCAATCGCCGCCATCCACCGCAACTCCGCCGCCAACTACCACTCCTTCCACACCACCACCAACCGCAGCAACTCCGCCGCCAACTAACACTCCTTCTACACCACCACCAACCGCAGCAGCTCCGCCGCCAACTAGTCCTCCCTCCCCGCCATCTGGTACCCCATCTCCACCTCCAGCCACCCCATCAGCTCCTCCTCCTTCAAGCACCACTCCTTCCCCCTCCGCTTCATCGCCTCCTCCAACATCATCCGTATCCCCTCCACCTTCAGAAGCAGCATCTCCACCACCATCCTCTACCCCTTCTCTTACACCTCCTTCTACGTCAACTCCATCGTCACCTGCCCCGAGAAGTCCAGGTACTTCATCTCCACCACCACCTCCTTCGAGGAATTCAGGAACTCCATCTCCTCCATCGCCACCGTCATCAAGCAGTGGTGTATCGACCGGACTGGTTATTGGTATAGCAATAGGGGGAGTGGCAATATTGTTGGTTTTGAGCTTGCTGTTTATATGTTGTcaaaagaaaaggagaagaagaagagacGACGGCGAAATTTACTACGCGCCGCCGCCTCCACCTCCTGGGCCTCCTAAAG atCATCCACACGGTGGCCAACAATACCGGTGGCCACAAAATCCTCCACCGCGTGTCGATCAATACGGTGCAATTTTGCCTAACCCAACTCCGCCAGTTACGGCATGGAGACCACCATCTTCAGAAGATTCTTCTATGCCATCAATGCCACCACCTCCACCACCACCGCCTTTCATGAGCAGTAGTGGAGGTTCCGATTCTAATAATTCAGGTTCCGAAAATCCACTTCCACCACCCTCTCCTGGCATTGCACTTGGTTTCACCAAGAGCAAGTTTACTTATGAGGAACTAGCAAGAGCAACAGATGGCTTCTCCGATGCAAACCTTCTTGGGCAAGGCGGTTTCGGGTACGTGCACAGAGGAGTTCTTCCAAACGGAACAGAAGTTGCAGTCAAGCAACTTAAGGCCGGAAGCGGACAAGGGGAAAGAGAATTCCAAGCAGAAGTCGAGATTATCAGCCGCGTTCATCACAAACATCTTGTTTCATTGGTCGGATACTGTATCTCCGGGACAACAAGAATGCTTGTTTATGAGTTTGTTCCGAACAACACATTGGAGTTTCACTTGCACG GAAAAGGGAGACCTACAATGGATTGGCCAACAAGGATGATAATTGCTTTAGGATCTGCAAAAGGACTTGCATATCTTCATGAGGATT GTAATCCTAAGATCATTCATCGCGATATTAAGGCGGCTAATATTCTTTTAGATTTCAAGTTCGAGGCTAAG GTTGCTGATTTCGGACTTGCAAAGTTCTTTTCTGATGTCAACACTCATGTATCCACAAGAGTGATGGGTACTTTTGG GTATTTGGCTCCCGAGTATGCTTCAAGCGGAAAATTGACGGAAAAATCGGATGTTTTTTCTTTCGGGGTCATGCTGTTGGAGTTGATTAGCGGACACAGACCGGTTGGCTCGTCTTATGCCGAGGATAGTTTGGTCGAATGG GCTAGGCCATTGCTCTCAAGAGCATTAGATGATGGAAATTTCAACAATCTCGTCGATCCGAGGTTACAAAAGGAATATAACCACAACGAGATGGCTCGTATGGTTGCTTGTGCTGCTGCTTGCGTTCGACATTCAGCACGACGTCGACCACGAATGAGCCAG ATCGTACGAGCTTTAGAAGGAGAATCGTCGTTATCAGATCTCAACGAAGGAATGCGACCGGGACAAAGCAATGTGTACAGTTCATATGGAGGAAGCTCAGACTACGATGCAAGCCACTACAACGAAGACATGAAAAGGCTCCGAAGGGCTGCATTAGGCTCGCTAGAATACGGTGCTAGTAGTGAGTACAGTGAACCGACCAGCGAGTACGGTTTATACCCTTCTGGCTCGACTGAAGGCCAAACTACTCGGGAAATTGAGACGGGAAGAAGTACAAAGAAAAATAGCCAAAATCATAGCGGGAACTCCACTTCTTGA